Genomic DNA from Parasteatoda tepidariorum isolate YZ-2023 chromosome 3, CAS_Ptep_4.0, whole genome shotgun sequence:
aacctataaaaatttgctcaaaatttgAGAACAATTGACCAGAAATGGTGAAGTTCTACAGTGGATTAAAAgggaaattaacaaaatgtcaGTACTTTGGTAATTTTCCAGCTCATAAACTTTTGGGTAGATTATGTTAAGGTATTGTTTAAACatcttattacaaaattatttttcttacattctaATTAGGCCTAATAACTAAGagttaatataatgtaaaaagaaGATTAAGTTCACattaaacaaactaaataacACTTACTAAGGCTGGAAGTATCCAATACGCTTTCAGCTAAAGAGCCATCAAAAACATTCTTCTTTattctctttctttttgtaTGTGGACTAGAGTACTGATCAGTTTTTGAACTACTTGTTCTACTACACGGTCCAAAATCAAGTGtctccaaaaaattatttgatgaagGCAACTTAAGAGGAGCTTTGAATAAATCTTTGGTAGGAAATGCTGCTTTATGAGAGAGACgtgaaagttttttctttttatcaatggGAAAATTTTTGTGATCAGAAAAATTTCCATTCTTAATTTGTGATACATTctcagaaaaatcaaaataaatattacttttctgttttgttgGGTTCCACAAACTGATGACTGAATTCTCCTTTGACTCACTGATATTTCTGTTTGATTTATATTTCGAATGGCAGCTTTTCTCTGCCTTAATACTTTCAATTTCTTGATCAAGGTTTgttatttcacttaaaatagaattacatttttttaaagctgctAAACTATTGCTAAAACCATGATGAAAATCACTAGAATCTTTAGCTTTATGATTTGATAAGGAGATATCAAGTTTTTCATTGTGAATTGAAAGATTATTGTCTTTACTATTTTGACTAGAAGCATCAGAATCTGAAAACACTAATGATGAATgtccaaacttttttttgcaaatcaagttttttctttcatgattAGGTAAGGAGCATGAGTTATCAtcaattagcaaaatattttcttttttacagttttggaAACTTTTTACAGAAGGTGTATGTGAAATAGAGTTTTGATAATAATCTGTATTATCATAGGTGGAACAAGCTTTGTGCATCGAAggatgaaacatttttaaatttggtgaaACATTTATTTGGCCTTCAccgaaaatgtttttattttgcttgcttgaaaatttttcagtttgctTACTCAGTTCTCCAGTCCGAATaggtttaataaaatcattatgatctggtgcatttaataaaaattttcttttcaaactggAATGCCCACATTCCTTTGAACTAATAATTGATCGAACAGAACCACCAATGAcctgtaattattaataaataataaacattaattaatggaatgaaatcaacaaaatataataataaataaaatcagcaGAATCAGCCTTTAGTCAAATTggcactgttttttttttaaaatgcagcattgtgaaatattgtttacataatataataattgattgTTAAGACCGGATTAACTatcaaaaaggaatttttttacaacaattataGAAACAATAATGGTGTTACAAGAAATCGTTTGTAATTTAACAATATAGtgttaaaagaaatcttttgatttttctggtaacatataattcaaaacatttgtaaaattattaaaaagaaaaagtttagcTAGCATCTAGACAGCAAAAACAACTTCATACAAAAATTTGGAACTatctttttttgctataaaacatgaaaaaacaaTCAGACAAATATTTGTTTGGTTTGTTTTTGTAACTAACGTTGCATTAGAGCTACTGGCTAATAAGCCTTTAGTGGCAGCTGGGGATTCCTTCTTAATGATGATTTAAAGAAGAAGTCGGCACATGCGTACATCAATCATAGTTTAGAACAGATAGCAAATGAAGATTTAATGTAATCAACATggtcaaaatatacatttttaatctatttaagtTTTCGTTTCAAAAGATACATAAAGCTTACAATCTTTTTCAATCAGTCGTTGAAAATTTGActctttttaagtttattttcaagttaacacacattaataaaatcttctttGATTTTGCTCCCAtatattattcaacaaaaattactgTAGCATCCagcacataattttttacatatatttttaaattttaattcattattttaaatagcactTGTGCACACacatcaatatataaaaaatattgcataattataaaatattcagtcAATTTCCAAATTCTTTAGTatcattttgttgaaattacaCCAATAGTTATTAGCTATAAGTATTTAATGATAGAAAAAGTTTACGAGAATcctacaaaatatttacaacatttGTATGTAATGATAATGCAAccatcttaaattattttgcctttttttctttggatgaagagatattttattgaatgtcaATTGTAGCTTTATTTGACATTCCTTAAAaacaatatgattaaaaaatatatataattttgtcaataaaaaatattaaaaaagaaaacaacaataactaaattaaaaacaacttaaacCACCAAaccttatttattgattaaattagagGAATAGCTTAATTTGGTAACAAGAAAGctagaaaaaaatcagatataatTTGCAAAAGAGAAACTTACACTCTTTTTAGCAGGCAACTTGTCAAGTTTGAGTTTAACAACACTGcccctataaaaaaaaaagtgttttattacatttcttaaattatgagACAGtcagtcttaaaaaaaaattataacataatttaaaattaaggtaaaattaaaaactttaaaagttattttattaaataaagtactatCACAACAGCCAGTTGTTAGCCAAGTGGGTAATGGAGATTAAAGCTCtacaatttcataattaatggCATAATGGTGACAAAGAAAAAGGCATTACACACTGAGtacttttagtttcaaaatgtaactttgaatatataattattttttctatttaataacaaCTAGGACttgaaatactgaaaaaagttatCACACTAAAAGCTTAAGATATTTTACcacaaagatttttaaaaaaacacttcttcaaaagttttaatactCAATGGCAGTTCATCATTTATTATTAGTGGTTACAGCTTCAACTAATAACATCTCTAATCTTTTCATTTCATCATCAAAGCTAAAATGACCATCTACTTTATTTCTGTGTTTTAgtctaatatataaaataaaaatactagtgCAAATTTgttaagatgtttaaaaaataaatggtaatatttttaagatgcttaaaacttaatacagttatttattttcaagtattaCAAACATGAGGATTTTTTTAGCCCAAAAAAGCTCTTAAGTAAGAAAagaatgtaatataatttagtaatagGCATGTGTTGAAACGATGAACATATATTGAAGTTACTGAATTGCTCACTAGAAGGTTAATTTTATGCATTGCCTTTTCATGTACATGATATACCAAGGCCCGGCCTGCTAACTGtgcatcaaatatttttcaaactctaattagataaattatagttaactcaaatttgaaagaaaaaaacaaattcaatcataatttaaggaattgaaaagaaacaaaatgacCCCATACTTATCGGTCACAGATGGAAAGAGTTGCTCATGTTGCAGAGAATCACTTTCagataaattatctaaaaaaatattgacttcaTATTTCAGAAATGGTGATAAGAACAAtagataatcaaaattaaagtatatatagtctttttataaaaacataaaaaaaaacatagaaattaGTGTAAAGACAAGctcttttttcaattcatatttcttcaatttaatacAAGAACTAACGGTCAGAGTCTTGTTAATAAACTCCATTGCTCTAGGTAACAAATATTTCcacataaaaaaaggaaaactacaTGCACAAAGGAAAACTACATTGAAATTGGAAAAACATTGACACTCACAGCCACTAAACTCAATTCTGTGTAccttaaaaactgattttaaaaaaaaatccattagaattttttagatttgaatCTGCATAGAAAATTAGAGGATGTACAACCATGTGATAttgacacacacacacaaaaagaCTAAATGAAGAATGACTCCACATACCTGACatgtaacttgaaaaaaaaaatttttttgcaagtttgatCCCAGAGGCcatcattttaatttgcttaaaattttttaaagcattaaagatatttttacacCCAAGTAGGGAAATCATAAAATCCAAcacatctttctttttttttgataagcagtttcataattgattttttatgccTAGTTATAAgcgttttcttttctaaaaataattctttattgaataaactatttttatacacTATCTCTTTAGCACCTAGCAAGCTTGGATATTTTGCTTctgatttaagtaattttaatattttagagcaAGTGTAACTTTTTGTTTTGGAACTTTTTTGTGGCTTTTTcgcagttattttaaaataaaagcaagaactatattttttttaaatcataatttcaaattgataaaCGAAAGGTCACAATGAATAGTCGTGAAAAGAGAAACCGAGCTATtattattagctatttagaatttttttatagttttcattaatataaaaaaaaaaactattttgaaatcaattgcTGTTTACACTCAACAGATGGCGACACtaacaaattgtaaaatttcagtgtggaaaaaaatgcaatctATGATCATACCTTTTTCTTAAGGGAGGAATGGAAATTAGAAGAATTCTCTATGTTTTTAGCGGTGATATCAAATTTTCAACAACAGAGAGACTTAGTTGGTCAAGCATTAATGTAAATAGTCAGTAAAAGGTATCTAGCATTAACCtaaatgtttgaattatattttgaaaaatgccttTCTAGTTGCTGAAAACagtgtaataaaatacaaaatgaaacaattgtGGTTTTTTTTCCACATCACAATTTAAGaagagcaaattttaaaaaaactaaaaatctgaaaaaaatctgttttttgacttattattttctagatttttgaACCTTGCAACATGACATGAGTTTTAtacgaagaaaataaaagtacagttttggaagaaattggactttaacttcattaattttttttaaaaaaatgatatctaaaaatataagtcaataaaagtaaaagtattttacatCTAAAATTACAAACATCATTCCATAAATGACATAAATTTAAGTCAGCTATTcgattaatctaaaaaatatttaaaaatgtagcaattaatatatttataaaattatcatgaaTACTTAccatttccatttaaaaatacttgcaaTAAGTATTTACTTGCAGCCACAAGTTCTGGGTTACCATtttgaaaacaacttttaaggaagttatgaaaattttcaaattgaagaacatATGATTTACAGCTACCtataaaataccattaaaaCGCTATAAGATCTCTTAaattgacataattttaaattgattaattttaagcaagaagcaacatatatttttaatcgaaGTTAACTCTAATAAGAAACTATATAAAACACAAGCTGTATTAAACATAAAGATTCCAGCTTAAAATCCAAACTTTTCTCCCAAAAACAAGAATTAATTTTCACGTGGGTTCAATATCAGCCGAATTTGTTGAACTTCTTTAAAATAcgttgaattaaaaagttataattacaataattgaaagaaaaattattattttctaagaaaattttgaaattcttagaAGCTAaaagaaaatctgttttattactacaaataaattttaacctaAGACTTGGgtcaataaatatattcttaaaaattttaaagtataagttggaattaaaatgtgttaaacaaataacattaaaaataaattcttttttttatcgtataaaccaattaaaaatttttcattgtaaagttcaatataataatgattcatataataatttcaagatCTAAAAATTGGCGCCTTTATtagtctttattaaattaagttattcagcataaatatcttcaattaaatcaaaattattagaatcaaaaataattttatgataattaaatttgcttcaatcaatttcatactttgattggatttcatattttcataccTGGATTAGCTGCCATGCGCAATCTTgtttggaaattaatatttaaattattatttcatgatctgaattttattgatattttaatggaGTTTCTGGTCCTGTTCCCGTAATggttagttttatatatttttaaatattttttatattttattatgtattgattaattttttcttttcaggtttattttatattaatatggaTTATACAGAAACTATTAGGGAAGATTAGATTAActtatgtaacataaaaatttttgaaaattatctatttaatagtatatgtttttacaaacaaatttaatgtatCTCAATGGGAAATTGTTATTCAAGTGcatttgctaatattttcttacatttttatgaacaaaaatttttacaacataattttttaattgggaTTAGacttattgatgatttaattatttttgattgtaataattttgaataattaaagatatttatcctaaagaactttatttaaaaagactaATTCAGATGTTAAGGGTGCCAATTTCTGAGATATTGatcttgaaaagttttaattacattatacgataaaagaagagaatataagtttaatattattagtttaattcattttaattcgaACTAATTCAGATGTTAAAGGTGCCAATTTCTTAGATATTGatcttgaaaagttttaattacattatacgataaaagaagagaatataagtttaatattattagtttaattcattttaattcgaACTAATTCAGCCAATATTGAATCCCGCATAAATAGGCCTATATGGTGAAATTTAGGATATTTGTTCCTGAAGAATATAGATGGTAGCACTTAATTGgactttttaatcatttattttttttgcttcaagtTTTTCGAAAGAGCTCagcacaaattttgaaattttttttagggatttggcaattaaaattttattttgatttggttaTTCTAACTGTAACTTTATCTTCATTTATATCTCTTATTATATATAGACCtgtctttattaatattttctcagaGAATGTTTACTTTGTGTTTTTCTGTATATCcttgaatttttatcttttgttccaatatttggttttttgattgcattttcttatttagtttatcCATTATAGGGCCTTGGGACACAATCAGATTTTGGTTTTACCACTGACTACAATAAGGCTCCAATATGTTAGCAGACAGTGTGTCGCCCAATGAAGTGCTGCTTTCGCTaacataaaaaatctttcaaatttcgTTTTGCctgcttttagtttttaacttttaatttaaattgtttacataagacaaatttggttttagctgcttttagtgcttttccattttgacaaattttcttaaatataaatattacaaattaagttaaaaaaaactatttagtcTTAAACTTGGTTATAAACTTGGTTTAGTCTTAAACTTGATCTGTTTTATACAATAGTTAAATCCGATACTACCTCAATCACTGACtccgaatttaaaaaacattgggGAAGAGAAAGGATTTcagattaaataagtttttaatagtaTGGGAATTCTAGAAACTATTTATAActgataaacaaaataatgatatttatgtgaataaatgataccaaaaaatttcatgtaatttcaattagtttagctaaaatctattattagtcaaaagaaaaaaatagcctTGATGATGCATTTAAATATAGCGAAATTACTTTTCAGTCCTTAACTTATGAACATGCCAAgatataatgctttttaaaaaaatttttgctaaattgaagaaaaaatttctctgaTGCAAAAAACAAGCTAGGAGGGGATAACAAATTTACATCTGTTCCTATACAGAAGGGAACAGagtataaaatgcaataatctatttaagtgttaatttctttttaaaaaaatttataaaaagtttctatctaaaaataaattgttatagaaaaaagtaatttaaaaataattaaacagtgATGTATAATAGAAGTCCATCTTAAATAAACAACATTCAGACCAAAttaacaaaactagaaaataaattttaaaaatttaatattaagacaaATTTGTCCAATCAGTTTATAATaatcttgtaaaatttataaattaagtcaataagaaaaaaattcaaagttctctaaaaattttcaaaaatatctttgcaGTAATAAATACTAaccagtaataaattttttaaaaaaattctaggcattctaaaaacaaattgtccacttatctttaaaataattcttagagcagatagaaaatatgtttgcaaagcaaagtttatgaaaaaccattttttcataCAAGATATACAacaatataatgattttttaaatatttcatgatggttatttttaaaataataattagggGAAAAACATATATcttgtcaattaaaaaaatttctattttgtcaTAAGGAGGTGCTAGTAAgctaactataaaaatttgaaataaataatcaaacaatggggaaaaaaatatttcaaacaatttaaatttcaataaatcaaaaacttttattacatactaTGCGCATCTATACAATAAGCAAGTGCTAAGATAACTCGAATTTTCAGCTCATCATTAAGAATTCcagataaaagcaattttatcattaaagttAGTACACCAAGCTTACCCAAAATGGCAGCATTTTTATCTGAAacagaaaaattgtaatttaatagcaataattcaacaaatttctGACTACAGTCAtaaaaaactaggaaaataaaattagagaaactattttctctaaaaaaaaatcaagtttaacaGTAGAAATTGTTATTagacaaaaattacaataattcttccgaaaatttattttttgaaagaaatgaagAAGGCTCaacgtaataaaattaaaggaaataagcCAGAATGACAAAAGATCTAACAACTTCAAGACTTTCTAACACTACATCCAGCAATatgtaatagaatatttttcaaaataataatttatttcatattgtgcAAAAGTAAATATCATTGAGTCATCCAATGagcatgcctttttttttatttgtttatttatttacttgtttattacactgaagagccaaaaaaactggtatacctgcctaatatcgtgtagggcgCCCGCGAAcacgcagaagtgccgcaacacgaagtggcatggattcgaccaatgtgtgaagtagtgctagagataattgacaccatgaatcctgcagggctgtccataaaccagtgggagtaagagggggtggggatatctCCTGAACATCACGTTtcaaggcatcccaaatatgtaTGCGATGTCGTAGATTTGATGTTTTACCGGAATTCCGATACTCACGGTATACTCGTGAAATGGtcgtacgtgaaaatccaaatttcattgctatctcGGAGATGCTATGTCCCATTTGCCGTGCGCCGACTATAACACCACGTTCAAACTCACTTAAATCTGTATAACCTGGCATTGTAGCAGCAGTAACCAATCTAAGAACTGTGCTAGACACTCGTTGTCTTATATACTCGTTGCCGATCGCAGGGCTGTACTTTGATTGGCACCATACCCCTTTATTTGCATACTCATGcctgtaccagtttttttgctcttcagtgtatatttCTCTACTTATTgaaggaaatcaaatttttataattatgagcaatttaaaaaaaaaataatatgtatttataatcttaaaataaattgtaagtacaatgcaccaaaaaaaaacggacaattcagaataacttttgatgtaatgattaGATCTTTACGTTCTAAGATTTAATCTTTATGATTCGAGGGTTTGATCTCAATTATACTACTTAATTAGtgaagatgatattttaaattacgaaattagacacaaaaatgcactttctctgaataaacataccgttTTTTGGATAGATTTcgattttcaaatcaaaaaattgaatCCAACAAAATCGGTTgtatagttcctgagaaatataatttcaaaaaagttgtaaacttaaaattcgatttctcaggaactattcaactgatttttgTCTGTATTTTGCAATGCAAAATTACttcctttaaaatgatgcacAAAATCGTATGccttatcattcaaaattttttcactgatattaaataaaataataaaacataataaatattaagtaaaatttattttttgtacggaattatattgttaaataaacgaattttataattgaatgcaaaaatttttcaatttgctaaaCCCACTGGCAGTACTACATGTAAAGAGTCTTATTTTAACCTGTAGTCTTCTCCGCCTAACAAAACCGGTTTTCCATGTTAACAGAAAGGGAATTGTCTATAGGGGAGAAACCCTCACCCATTTTCTAACCCGCCAGTGGGTTAAGTTCTTGATATATGgcgtaaagaaaaattaacgtcATGAGGTCCAAACATTGGATTGGtttcctgatcaaactatgagaactatatttcccagattgcgactaccctcctatattttgggggtcagaaatccaaatccattttaaaaaggtatatttattccaagaaagtgtgtttttgtgcctgattttgaaacttaaaaattatcgccactaattaattagcatattttagctCACCCTTTCAGCAATTACTATTGAGCCCTAGAAATTGAAGatctaatcattagatcaaaagttactcagggttgttctttctttgaaatttacataaatttaaaaaagaagtaataagTTTAACTGCATTGAAATAGCATgctgaaatttttgttaaacaaattctaataataaaaaaaatttcagcactaTGTATCTAAGTTGGAAtcttttacaagaaaaaaattataaacaataaaaatggtaaaaccttcataatagttttaattgtatataatttaaattgaattataaaaagttttaatatatataaagtgtttaactttaaaataatttctacaattttgtattctttcagtttcattaatcttttaatCTGAATCATAATACTGacaatgtaaacaaaattactaattatatattactaattaaatattcataacacTTACAAGaattttgcaggaaaaaaaagaacaaatagaaattttgtggaaaaacttaaataattaatttttaataaatatctataataaagaaataaatatctataataaagaggagaaaaaaataattaccattttCACTTGCAACAGCTGTAATGACACCAATCAAATTAATCAAGGATTGTAATGTACATTTCGAAACAACACTGTGAAATTCTGTTACATCTGAAACAGCTAAATCATAATACTTTTGAAGAGAACGTTTTAATACCAATAAGCCATCAGAATCAGCAAACTTCTGTTGACTCTTAACTACAAATGTAATgattagaatattaataaaggattaaaaataagaatcacccttttaaaataattaataaataacgtTACCATTGTTGGCCACACACAGAGATAAAAACGATGATAATGATCCAGAGAGAGCAGTATCAGAAGATAATTCAAACAACTTCAATAATCGTGGGAAAAGTACAGAACAAATTTCTTGGTTTGGTTCTAATGGGTATGGtataaaacatttcagtttGAATTAATTAGCAATATAATACAAGAactcaatattaaaattcaaaaaaataatgaaaactcataatttctacaattaaaattatacaaagaaaacaaaaatctatcaattactaaaaatatatttgttaaatatatattaaatactttttaacttttttcctgAAAGTATATTACActtaattgtatattaattcagacatgctttttttttaaatttatttttctttctttaaatcgCAGCATATTGAACTAAgggtaaaattttcaatttattgaacTAAGGGTAAAATTGGAACAAGCCTCCATTTCGAGGCTTGATGAATTTGAccaaataagattattttatacatgGAAATATTTGATTGGGAATTATAACATGGCTCTAGCCATAATCTAAAAATCATCAATAGATTCATACTGGGAAATCAAAAGTAGGTTACTTGATTTGTAGAAAAATTCAGTAAACTTCAactcttttgaataaatgtatgGAATGTTTTGCAGAGTTGCTTAAGTAAGATACCCTCtatgacaaaaaaaacaaacataatcaTGCTATAAAAGCTTGGTTACATGACATAAGCACTGGTCAATGTAGTCTATACCAATATATCTTCAAGAATGTATTACAACAAACGGAATAATTCATGTATTTGTCGACATAGACAAAAGTATAATGTgaataaaagcataattatttttaaaaaattaagattttttttagatttgattCAATTAATTATACAGCATAGTAAGCAGAATAATATACATGCAGGGTATTTGCTACAGTTTATATTTTCAAGTTCAagactttccatgactaattccaataatttttaatgacaacaaagttactattttctccaacaaaaacacaacaataaatttaaaaaagcattataataacattaattgaaatggtaggtataaccaaaactgttatactctgcatcttcatatttataaaacagatttatttaaaaaacagagtaaagaaagagttaaataaaatagaaaagcaataaaatagctgaataaaaaacatatgtaatttttttttccttttttcttcagaattatattctaaagatacttttcttgttcatcagaaaggaaagaaatactcatgaattttctgttctcattttggAACCTCTATAAAAAGATATCCtactaacattaaaattttaaacaaaaatagttaaaaatttattttatttatttcatttcaatttctcatttctgaaaaaaaattatcctaccatagaattaaatttataattaacaccataacagataaaaaaacatagatatatatatttaaaaaatataccattCTGCGGATTATTTACAGCAAAGCACAAAACAGAATTTGCACTTATTAGTATATCAACAGGCGAGTCACTTAACACTGGAttgctaaaattattacatatgtAGAAAGAGGCACTTTGTCTACAAAAaagagaattaataattaaattttaaaacaatactaaAAAACCCCATTGCTAGGAAGTACTTAGTGTTTAAcataatcttatttaatatagttGACTCTATCATCAATCATTAGTATATTATCAATCATAAGTATATTATCAGACTAAACattgcaatttatattaatacattaaaatactataaatgaTTACTTTGacgtttcaaaattattactttgagcgctttaatttaataaaatattaataaataatcttgaaattttttatttgatggcaaaaagaaaacttaattttctccAAATTAACTCCAAAGTTTCAAAACATAATGAATTATATCACTTAGAATAGATTagaaataataacatatttaa
This window encodes:
- the LOC107445686 gene encoding telomere repeats-binding bouquet formation protein 1 isoform X1, whose amino-acid sequence is MDLEKYNNLVMDFQNLMSCIKCHEDSTNIPIILETLKTIIDICVNEDCGKDAFREEGGLDFLIELVSTTDSTTLLEHLLKTLAFIIDENVHSQMHLTKKDYFLILQAIIQRPSFPPVILKNSLLLTSSILFQNSLAQSLMLEIGFLQDVIKLFEQSASFYICNNFSNPVLSDSPVDILISANSVLCFAVNNPQNEPNQEICSVLFPRLLKLFELSSDTALSGSLSSFLSLCVANNVKSQQKFADSDGLLVLKRSLQKYYDLAVSDVTEFHSVVSKCTLQSLINLIGVITAVASENDKNAAILGKLGVLTLMIKLLLSGILNDELKIRVILALAYCIDAHSSCKSYVLQFENFHNFLKSCFQNGNPELVAASKYLLQVFLNGNDNLSESDSLQHEQLFPSVTDKGSVVKLKLDKLPAKKSVIGGSVRSIISSKECGHSSLKRKFLLNAPDHNDFIKPIRTGELSKQTEKFSSKQNKNIFGEGQINVSPNLKMFHPSMHKACSTYDNTDYYQNSISHTPSVKSFQNCKKENILLIDDNSCSLPNHERKNLICKKKFGHSSLVFSDSDASSQNSKDNNLSIHNEKLDISLSNHKAKDSSDFHHGFSNSLAALKKCNSILSEITNLDQEIESIKAEKSCHSKYKSNRNISESKENSVISLWNPTKQKSNIYFDFSENVSQIKNGNFSDHKNFPIDKKKKLSRLSHKAAFPTKDLFKAPLKLPSSNNFLETLDFGPCSRTSSSKTDQYSSPHTKRKRIKKNVFDGSLAESVLDTSSLNLDSDKVFGNSMQVIVLPGDSCEQHKLIAGFQFLKVKPLKNAVLNVN
- the LOC107445686 gene encoding telomere repeats-binding bouquet formation protein 1 isoform X2, producing MDLEKYNNLVMDFQNLMSCIKCHEDSTNIPIILETLKTIIDICVNEDCGKDAFREEGGLDFLIELVSTTDSTTLLEHLLKTLAFIIDENVHSQMHLTKKDYFLILQAIIQRPSFPPVILKNSLLLTSSILFQNKPNQEICSVLFPRLLKLFELSSDTALSGSLSSFLSLCVANNVKSQQKFADSDGLLVLKRSLQKYYDLAVSDVTEFHSVVSKCTLQSLINLIGVITAVASENDKNAAILGKLGVLTLMIKLLLSGILNDELKIRVILALAYCIDAHSSCKSYVLQFENFHNFLKSCFQNGNPELVAASKYLLQVFLNGNDNLSESDSLQHEQLFPSVTDKGSVVKLKLDKLPAKKSVIGGSVRSIISSKECGHSSLKRKFLLNAPDHNDFIKPIRTGELSKQTEKFSSKQNKNIFGEGQINVSPNLKMFHPSMHKACSTYDNTDYYQNSISHTPSVKSFQNCKKENILLIDDNSCSLPNHERKNLICKKKFGHSSLVFSDSDASSQNSKDNNLSIHNEKLDISLSNHKAKDSSDFHHGFSNSLAALKKCNSILSEITNLDQEIESIKAEKSCHSKYKSNRNISESKENSVISLWNPTKQKSNIYFDFSENVSQIKNGNFSDHKNFPIDKKKKLSRLSHKAAFPTKDLFKAPLKLPSSNNFLETLDFGPCSRTSSSKTDQYSSPHTKRKRIKKNVFDGSLAESVLDTSSLNLDSDKVFGNSMQVIVLPGDSCEQHKLIAGFQFLKVKPLKNAVLNVN